One window from the genome of Haloprofundus halobius encodes:
- a CDS encoding tRNA pseudouridine(54/55) synthase Pus10: MGILDDARGLTEGGPLCDACLGRVFADRSYGLTNAERGRSLRVAAALEDDEEPADVDPADCWVCEGLCGQFDEWAERAAATVDGSEGEAVEFETYQVGTRAPPLVEENEALLREMAELPEDAGEPFKSEFNREVGKRFGRLTDTTVDFGRPDVQFVLDIDDDSVETEVNSAFVYGRYRKLVRDIPQTEWPCRECDGSGRQGRQTCDHCGGSGYLYEDSVEGLSAPVVLDVMDGVESLFHGAGREDVDALMLGTGRPFVIEVKEPRRRDVDVERLEGDINAFADGKVEVEGLRLAEHDMVERVKSLDASKTYRAEVEFDADVSEAALSEAVEELVGATVEQYTPQRVDHRRANLTRTRHVYDASAERVDARHATVEIHGEGGLYIKELVSGDDGRTEPSLAGLLGVSAVVTALDVLAVEGEEEPFEREECFR, encoded by the coding sequence ATGGGAATTCTCGACGACGCGCGCGGGTTGACCGAGGGCGGGCCGCTCTGCGACGCCTGTCTGGGCCGGGTGTTCGCCGACCGAAGCTACGGGCTCACCAACGCCGAGCGCGGCCGGTCGCTCCGCGTCGCCGCGGCGCTGGAAGACGACGAGGAACCCGCAGACGTCGACCCCGCCGACTGCTGGGTCTGCGAGGGCCTCTGCGGACAGTTCGACGAGTGGGCCGAACGCGCAGCGGCGACGGTCGACGGCAGCGAGGGCGAAGCCGTCGAGTTCGAGACGTACCAGGTCGGGACGCGAGCGCCGCCGCTCGTCGAGGAGAACGAGGCGCTGTTGCGCGAGATGGCCGAACTCCCGGAGGACGCCGGCGAACCGTTCAAATCGGAGTTCAACCGCGAGGTCGGCAAGCGGTTCGGCCGTCTCACCGACACCACCGTCGACTTCGGACGCCCGGACGTGCAGTTCGTCCTCGATATTGACGACGACAGCGTCGAGACTGAGGTGAACTCGGCGTTCGTCTACGGCCGCTACCGGAAACTCGTCCGCGACATCCCGCAGACCGAGTGGCCGTGCCGCGAGTGCGACGGCAGCGGTCGACAGGGCAGACAGACCTGCGACCACTGCGGCGGCAGCGGCTACCTCTACGAGGACAGCGTCGAGGGGCTGAGCGCCCCCGTCGTCCTCGACGTGATGGACGGCGTCGAGTCGCTGTTCCACGGCGCGGGTCGCGAGGACGTCGACGCGCTGATGCTCGGGACGGGCCGCCCGTTCGTCATCGAGGTCAAGGAACCCAGACGCCGCGACGTCGACGTCGAACGCCTCGAAGGCGACATCAACGCGTTCGCCGACGGGAAAGTCGAAGTCGAGGGACTACGCCTCGCCGAACACGACATGGTCGAGCGGGTCAAGAGCCTCGACGCGAGCAAGACGTACCGCGCCGAAGTCGAGTTCGACGCCGACGTGAGCGAGGCGGCGCTCTCGGAGGCCGTCGAGGAACTCGTCGGGGCCACCGTCGAACAGTACACCCCACAGCGGGTCGACCACCGGCGGGCGAACCTCACGCGGACGCGTCACGTCTACGACGCGAGCGCCGAACGCGTCGACGCCCGCCACGCGACGGTGGAAATCCACGGCGAAGGCGGCCTCTACATCAAGGAACTCGTCTCCGGCGACGACGGCCGGACCGAACCCAGCCTGGCCGGCCTGCTCGGCGTCTCCGCCGTCGTCACCGCGCTCGACGTACTCGCCGTCGAAGGCGAGGAGGAACCGTTCGAGCGCGAGGAGTGCTTCAGATAG
- a CDS encoding DMT family transporter, protein MSRYRNLASFLTLSVIWGTAYVAIDAGLATLPPVLFAALRYDVAGAALFAFAVVRSDRWRPRTLAEWRLVAVGGLLVIGLNFAFLFSGQRYVGGSIAAIVASTAPVLTPLFARFLLPDERLDARGVVGVLLGLVGVVVVATGGSTLGGDLVGVVLLALAAVSFALGTVLTERYDAPLSLVPTQAWMMLIGAGVLHTVSAALGETSPLSVTWTDGALAALAYLALVSSAVGYVLYFDLLGQLGAVEISLVKYVVPVVTALVGWAVLGQSLSADTVAGFALIVGGFALLKGGDAFDEVVRLQARVSRGYDAENVYVPDSSARRNAALGDD, encoded by the coding sequence ATGAGCCGTTATCGAAATCTGGCGTCGTTTCTGACGCTCTCGGTTATCTGGGGTACTGCCTACGTCGCGATCGACGCCGGTCTGGCGACGCTGCCGCCGGTGCTGTTCGCCGCACTCCGCTACGATGTCGCCGGCGCGGCGTTGTTCGCCTTCGCGGTCGTCCGCAGCGACCGCTGGCGGCCGCGCACGCTCGCCGAGTGGCGACTCGTGGCCGTCGGCGGCCTATTAGTCATCGGGCTGAACTTCGCGTTTCTCTTCTCCGGACAGCGGTACGTCGGTGGCTCAATCGCCGCCATCGTCGCCAGTACCGCGCCCGTGCTGACGCCGCTTTTCGCCCGCTTCCTGCTCCCCGACGAGCGACTCGACGCGCGGGGCGTCGTCGGCGTCCTCCTCGGTCTCGTCGGTGTCGTCGTCGTCGCCACCGGCGGGAGCACCCTCGGCGGCGACCTCGTCGGCGTCGTCCTGCTCGCGTTGGCGGCGGTGAGTTTCGCGCTCGGGACCGTCCTCACCGAACGCTACGACGCGCCGCTGTCGCTGGTCCCGACGCAGGCGTGGATGATGCTCATCGGCGCTGGCGTTCTCCACACGGTCAGCGCGGCACTCGGCGAGACGTCACCGCTGTCGGTGACGTGGACGGACGGTGCCCTCGCGGCGCTCGCGTATCTCGCACTCGTCTCCAGCGCCGTCGGCTACGTGCTCTACTTCGACCTGCTCGGCCAACTCGGGGCGGTCGAGATCAGCCTCGTGAAGTACGTCGTGCCCGTCGTCACCGCGCTCGTCGGGTGGGCGGTGCTCGGTCAGTCGCTCTCTGCGGACACCGTCGCGGGCTTCGCGCTCATCGTCGGCGGGTTCGCGCTCCTGAAAGGCGGCGACGCGTTCGACGAAGTGGTTCGCCTGCAGGCGCGCGTCAGCCGCGGCTACGACGCCGAGAACGTCTACGTGCCGGACAGCAGCGCGCGGCGTAACGCGGCGCTCGGCGACGACTGA
- a CDS encoding DUF4112 domain-containing protein, with protein MNDPARTDHSETVGTVSVADDASGAGGLESTARVAEHTETLRRLRRLGRLLDNSIRIPGTNYRIGLDPIIGLVPVVGDVPITAISAYIVAEAAYLGVPKVTVLRMLFNLAVDAVVGSIPVVGDVFDAVWKANARNVRLAEARRADPRTSEMDRRFFTLVVGGLFVLLLALGAASTLAVLWLVERLV; from the coding sequence GTGAACGACCCGGCGAGGACGGACCACTCGGAGACAGTCGGGACGGTGAGCGTCGCGGACGACGCAAGCGGCGCGGGCGGCCTCGAATCGACGGCGCGCGTCGCCGAACACACGGAGACGCTACGCCGACTGCGACGCCTCGGTCGCCTCCTCGACAACTCGATCCGGATTCCGGGGACGAACTACCGAATCGGCCTCGACCCGATAATCGGCTTGGTTCCCGTCGTCGGTGACGTACCGATTACGGCCATTTCGGCGTACATCGTCGCCGAGGCGGCCTACCTCGGCGTGCCGAAGGTGACGGTACTGCGGATGCTGTTCAACCTCGCCGTCGACGCCGTCGTCGGGTCGATTCCGGTCGTCGGCGACGTGTTCGACGCTGTGTGGAAGGCGAACGCGAGAAACGTCCGCCTCGCCGAAGCGCGCCGCGCCGACCCGCGGACGAGCGAGATGGACCGGCGATTCTTCACGCTCGTCGTCGGAGGCCTGTTCGTTCTGTTGCTCGCGCTGGGCGCGGCGTCGACGCTGGCGGTGCTGTGGCTGGTCGAGCGACTCGTCTAA
- a CDS encoding L-aspartate oxidase, translated as MISIPPTDPSDADGDVPEYEEVRVPVLVIGAGAAGARTAIELAERGVESLVIGKRSHGDAHTTWAAGGINAALGNLDREDDWRIHAADTYDEGHFVNDPDAVELMTKHMPDRIRELADWGMPFDRTVDGKIDQRYFGAQSFRRTCFVGDRTGEAMLETLVSKARELEIPYRENVMVTRLLSDGARVHGAVAYDMDDGHFVRFEASHVVLAAGGYSALYDRHSSRDEENNGDGQALAYEAGADLLDLEFVQFHPTGMVQDPDWEEEWSGRLVTEAVRGEGGHLLNAAGERFMENYSPTQMELDARDVVARAIAREVREGRGTENGGVYLDISHHDREFIEERLPKMYERFQSLGIDLAEEAVEVAPTAHYSMGGVDIDFRTGKTRIERLYAVGETVAGVHGANRLGGNSLAETVAIGKLVGEHVANVFDDAEDAEPSLPAGMRTLAEREFRALEELAESDGDTTPAELLAELRAVMEDHAGILRDEASLEEGLQKLAALREKTTDLRLDGDRTSRAFEDAVDLSFMLVVAEGVLRSAKRRTESRGAHYRTDHPETREEWRKNVLVRRGDTGMELRDRAVGLPSEEVQEAIDEGHELEYYHLE; from the coding sequence ATGATTTCAATACCTCCGACGGACCCGTCCGACGCGGACGGCGACGTCCCCGAGTACGAGGAAGTACGCGTGCCCGTGCTGGTCATCGGCGCGGGTGCCGCGGGCGCGCGGACGGCCATCGAACTGGCCGAACGCGGCGTCGAGAGCCTCGTCATCGGAAAGCGCTCGCACGGCGACGCGCACACCACGTGGGCCGCCGGCGGCATCAACGCGGCGCTCGGAAATCTCGACCGCGAGGACGACTGGCGAATCCACGCCGCCGACACCTACGACGAGGGCCACTTCGTCAACGACCCCGACGCGGTCGAACTGATGACCAAGCACATGCCCGACCGCATCCGCGAACTCGCCGACTGGGGGATGCCGTTCGACCGCACCGTGGACGGCAAAATCGACCAGCGCTACTTCGGCGCGCAGTCGTTCCGCCGGACCTGCTTCGTCGGCGACCGAACGGGGGAGGCGATGCTGGAGACGCTCGTCTCGAAGGCCCGAGAGCTCGAAATCCCGTACCGCGAGAACGTGATGGTGACGCGCCTGCTGTCGGACGGTGCGCGGGTCCACGGCGCCGTCGCCTACGACATGGACGACGGACACTTCGTCCGCTTCGAGGCGAGCCACGTCGTGCTCGCGGCGGGCGGCTACTCGGCGCTGTACGACCGTCACTCCTCGCGCGACGAGGAGAACAACGGCGACGGACAGGCGCTGGCGTACGAGGCGGGCGCGGACCTGTTAGACCTCGAATTCGTCCAGTTCCACCCGACCGGGATGGTTCAGGACCCCGACTGGGAGGAGGAGTGGTCCGGTCGTCTCGTCACCGAAGCAGTCAGAGGGGAGGGCGGCCACCTGCTCAACGCCGCGGGCGAGCGGTTCATGGAGAACTACTCGCCGACGCAGATGGAACTCGACGCCCGCGACGTCGTCGCTCGCGCTATCGCTCGGGAGGTGCGAGAGGGTCGCGGCACGGAGAACGGCGGCGTCTACCTCGATATCTCGCACCACGACCGCGAGTTCATCGAGGAGCGGCTGCCGAAGATGTACGAGCGCTTCCAGAGCCTCGGCATCGACCTCGCCGAGGAAGCGGTCGAAGTCGCGCCGACGGCGCACTACTCGATGGGCGGCGTCGACATCGACTTCAGGACGGGAAAAACGCGCATCGAGCGGCTCTACGCCGTCGGCGAGACCGTCGCGGGCGTCCACGGTGCGAACCGCCTCGGCGGCAACTCGCTCGCCGAGACGGTCGCCATCGGCAAACTCGTCGGCGAGCACGTCGCAAACGTGTTCGACGATGCCGAGGACGCCGAGCCGTCGCTGCCCGCCGGGATGCGGACGCTCGCCGAACGCGAGTTCCGCGCACTCGAAGAACTCGCCGAGAGCGACGGCGACACGACGCCCGCCGAGTTGCTCGCGGAACTCCGCGCGGTGATGGAGGACCACGCGGGCATCCTCCGCGACGAGGCGTCGCTAGAGGAGGGACTGCAGAAACTCGCCGCACTCCGTGAGAAGACGACGGACCTCCGCCTCGACGGTGACCGGACGAGTCGCGCGTTCGAGGACGCCGTGGACCTCTCGTTCATGCTCGTCGTCGCCGAGGGCGTGTTGCGGTCGGCGAAGCGCCGCACGGAGTCGCGCGGGGCGCACTACCGGACCGACCACCCTGAGACGCGCGAGGAGTGGCGCAAGAACGTCCTCGTCCGCCGCGGCGACACGGGGATGGAACTCCGTGACCGTGCGGTCGGCCTGCCGAGCGAGGAGGTGCAGGAAGCCATCGACGAGGGTCACGAACTGGAGTACTACCACCTGGAGTAG
- a CDS encoding RNA-guided endonuclease InsQ/TnpB family protein, whose protein sequence is MARRTNTFVVRPRSEQDAELLHELLDASASLWNELTFERRQQYFDGDSIWDTVDYRKQYVGVLGSATAQQLIRKSKSAWKSFFSLQEKGEHCSPPGYWGNEDDGRTLRTYIRNDQYTLEMGDRSRLEIPVGKELKEKYGLGYTERLRLEVAGVPKWDGKQGRLELYYDETTAQFRAFQPVIVDDSRLDAPLASEEAALDIGANNLVACTTTTGQQYLYHGRILFDQFRDTTREIARLQSKLREGRYSSNRIRQLYRGRTRRRDHAQNALVRDLLERLYDEGVSTLYVGDLTDVLETHWSVRANEKTHSFWAFRAFIARLACTAEEFGITVEARSEAWTTQTCPNCGSTTDTIRHQDTFTCSCGFEGHADLVASESFLRRQTDVPRPMARPVRFEWDSHEWLESSRSHESPKEARTDQSIHG, encoded by the coding sequence ATGGCAAGGCGAACCAACACGTTCGTTGTCCGACCTCGCTCCGAACAGGACGCGGAGTTGCTTCACGAACTGTTGGACGCCTCAGCCAGCCTCTGGAACGAACTCACCTTCGAACGTCGCCAACAGTACTTCGACGGCGACAGCATCTGGGACACCGTCGACTACCGCAAACAGTACGTCGGTGTTCTCGGAAGCGCCACCGCTCAACAACTCATCCGCAAGAGCAAGAGCGCGTGGAAATCGTTCTTCTCGCTCCAAGAGAAGGGCGAACACTGTTCACCGCCCGGCTACTGGGGCAACGAGGACGACGGTCGAACACTTCGCACGTACATCCGCAACGACCAGTACACGCTGGAGATGGGCGACCGCTCACGCCTCGAAATCCCCGTCGGGAAAGAGCTCAAAGAGAAGTACGGCCTCGGCTACACCGAGCGCCTTCGCCTCGAAGTCGCGGGCGTTCCGAAGTGGGACGGCAAACAGGGTCGGTTAGAACTGTACTACGACGAGACAACGGCCCAATTCAGGGCCTTTCAGCCAGTCATCGTGGACGATTCTCGACTGGATGCACCACTGGCTTCCGAAGAAGCCGCTCTGGATATTGGGGCGAACAACCTCGTCGCCTGTACGACCACAACCGGCCAACAGTACCTGTACCACGGACGAATCCTGTTCGATCAGTTCCGCGACACGACGCGAGAGATTGCCCGGCTACAGTCGAAGCTCCGCGAGGGGCGCTACTCCTCGAACCGGATTCGACAACTGTACCGTGGCCGGACGCGACGGCGCGACCACGCACAGAACGCGCTGGTGCGCGACCTCCTCGAACGCCTCTACGACGAAGGCGTTTCGACCTTGTACGTCGGGGACTTAACCGACGTTCTGGAGACGCACTGGTCGGTTCGGGCCAACGAGAAAACGCACAGCTTCTGGGCGTTCCGGGCGTTTATCGCCCGACTCGCGTGTACCGCCGAGGAGTTCGGCATCACGGTCGAAGCGCGGTCGGAAGCGTGGACAACTCAGACGTGTCCAAATTGCGGTTCCACAACGGACACGATTCGGCATCAGGACACGTTCACGTGTTCGTGCGGGTTCGAGGGACACGCCGACCTCGTAGCCTCAGAATCGTTCCTGAGACGGCAGACAGACGTACCAAGGCCGATGGCACGGCCCGTGCGATTCGAGTGGGACAGCCACGAATGGCTGGAGTCATCACGCTCTCACGAAAGTCCCAAAGAAGCGCGCACAGACCAGAGTATCCACGGATAG
- a CDS encoding ABC transporter ATP-binding protein yields MPDPEREDSRAFRRVEDVNAAIEVRDLRKRYEGVQALDGVSLTVPEGSFFGLLGPNGAGKTTFISILVGLVRKSGGTAEVFGHDVEDDYREARDAIGLAPQEFNVDRFFPIREVLEHKAGYHGIPAEEARERADEVLKRVGIYEKRNTRFDWLSGGMKRRFVLARALITDPDLLILDEPTAGVDVQLRHDLWELITELNDRGTTILLTTHYIEEAERLCDEVAILDSGRIVAVDSPEDLMDRGADRIEIQLRNPPAETPSLSAGDGNVENVELEDNRLVVTARKGGLVAPDIVRELDREGFEIVDLEISRTSLEEVFVEMTRGEETVGEEDDGESEAEKATAAAPGAGGDR; encoded by the coding sequence ATGCCAGACCCCGAGCGCGAGGATTCCCGCGCCTTTAGGCGCGTGGAGGATGTCAACGCCGCCATCGAAGTCCGCGACTTGCGGAAGCGGTACGAAGGGGTACAGGCGCTCGACGGGGTGTCGCTCACCGTGCCCGAGGGTTCCTTCTTCGGTCTCCTGGGTCCCAACGGCGCGGGGAAGACGACGTTCATCTCGATTCTCGTCGGTCTCGTCAGAAAGAGCGGCGGGACCGCCGAGGTGTTCGGCCACGACGTCGAAGACGACTACCGCGAGGCGCGCGACGCCATCGGCCTCGCCCCGCAGGAGTTCAACGTCGACCGGTTCTTCCCCATTCGCGAGGTGCTGGAACACAAGGCGGGCTACCACGGCATCCCCGCCGAGGAGGCCCGCGAACGCGCCGACGAGGTGCTCAAGCGCGTCGGCATCTACGAGAAGCGAAACACGCGCTTCGACTGGCTCTCCGGCGGGATGAAGCGCCGGTTCGTCCTCGCGCGGGCGCTCATCACCGATCCCGACTTACTCATCCTCGACGAACCGACCGCGGGCGTCGACGTCCAACTCCGCCACGACCTCTGGGAGCTCATCACCGAACTCAACGACCGGGGGACGACGATTCTGCTCACGACTCACTACATCGAGGAGGCAGAGCGACTCTGCGACGAGGTGGCGATTCTGGACTCCGGACGCATCGTCGCCGTCGACAGCCCCGAGGACCTGATGGACCGCGGTGCGGACCGCATCGAGATTCAACTCCGTAACCCACCTGCCGAAACCCCGTCGCTTTCCGCAGGCGACGGGAACGTCGAGAACGTCGAACTCGAAGACAACCGTCTCGTCGTCACCGCCCGGAAGGGCGGGTTGGTCGCTCCCGACATCGTCCGCGAACTCGACCGCGAGGGCTTCGAGATCGTCGATCTCGAAATCTCGCGCACCTCGCTCGAAGAGGTGTTCGTCGAGATGACGCGCGGCGAGGAAACCGTCGGCGAGGAGGACGATGGTGAGAGCGAGGCCGAGAAAGCGACTGCAGCGGCCCCCGGTGCGGGAGGTGACCGCTGA
- a CDS encoding ABC transporter permease, with the protein MSSSLIQLKSLTRREILRYVRRPYNTFLPPIITNTLYFAVFGVILGSRIGEIAGVSYIQFVLPGLVVLGAISDAFENASFSIFHGRWNEYIDEVIVSPMSHRNIVASYVTASALRGIITAVMIVGVGLVFTDVPLTNPLYLISFILIITTLFGGLGVIGGLWATDFDYLTVLNQFILRPLVFFGAVFYSLDVLPPLWRTVSLFNPMVYMVNGVRYGMIGVTEIDPNTSLAVLSTATAGVLFIDYLLFKRGYGIAE; encoded by the coding sequence ATGAGTAGTTCCCTCATCCAGCTGAAATCGTTGACTCGGCGTGAAATCCTCCGGTACGTCAGGCGTCCGTACAACACCTTCCTGCCCCCGATAATCACCAATACGTTGTACTTCGCCGTGTTCGGTGTCATCTTGGGCAGTCGGATCGGGGAGATTGCAGGCGTAAGTTACATCCAGTTCGTCTTGCCCGGCCTCGTAGTATTGGGAGCTATCTCAGACGCCTTCGAGAACGCTTCTTTCTCCATTTTCCATGGTAGGTGGAACGAATACATCGATGAAGTGATTGTGTCTCCCATGTCCCACCGGAATATCGTAGCCTCCTACGTGACGGCAAGTGCCCTGAGAGGGATAATCACCGCCGTCATGATTGTCGGTGTAGGGTTGGTTTTCACCGATGTTCCGTTGACGAACCCGCTGTACCTAATCAGCTTCATCCTGATTATCACCACCCTGTTCGGTGGTCTTGGAGTCATCGGCGGTCTGTGGGCAACTGACTTCGACTACCTGACGGTACTCAACCAGTTCATTCTCCGACCGCTGGTCTTCTTCGGTGCGGTGTTCTACTCGCTCGACGTCCTCCCCCCACTCTGGAGAACTGTTTCGCTGTTCAACCCGATGGTCTACATGGTGAATGGCGTTCGATATGGGATGATTGGAGTCACGGAGATAGACCCGAATACGTCTCTTGCAGTTCTCTCTACGGCAACTGCGGGTGTACTCTTCATCGACTATCTACTATTCAAACGGGGATATGGAATAGCTGAGTAG
- a CDS encoding DUF7344 domain-containing protein, which yields MSNKRTNSDDGNLDSDSVTRNQVVTEELNSVCDLLASPRRRYLMYFLLSLDDTVAEFEAAVNAVRTYEAAGIGTDNPPPRENVKIDLHHNHIPQLAETRNCEYDRRQGTIRFSLSPALEELVEHARQKELD from the coding sequence ATGTCAAACAAGAGAACAAATTCAGATGACGGAAATCTTGATTCTGATTCGGTAACGCGCAACCAAGTCGTTACTGAGGAACTCAATAGCGTTTGTGACCTGTTGGCCAGTCCTCGCCGTCGGTATTTGATGTATTTCTTACTATCTCTCGATGATACTGTCGCCGAATTTGAAGCGGCTGTCAACGCAGTTCGGACATACGAAGCCGCTGGAATTGGCACGGACAACCCACCACCGCGAGAGAATGTCAAAATCGACTTGCATCACAACCATATTCCACAACTGGCTGAGACGAGAAATTGTGAGTACGACCGCCGACAGGGCACGATTCGATTTTCACTCTCTCCCGCGCTTGAGGAATTGGTCGAGCATGCCCGTCAGAAGGAACTGGACTGA
- a CDS encoding tyrosine-type recombinase/integrase, whose amino-acid sequence MDFEEVLPRFKRRRSRNSADSTVKRYVGHVRNWREWLIEARGKQIWDADSVDLLVFIEELTDEGMAPTTISQRVSAISKFYQDMDKLAERYEMPDVPSNPYDGLDDEDKRLLRGDTKKKEGLQGTTQDEYPYLKPDEVAQLIEEVPAPRLRNELIIKLLFNCGFRRGELANCKLENVDREDNSIFIPPRKTDNSRIVSYNEEYIGFQLSQWLDYGGRESMTYAAESDYLFPTNDSIHISGEYLNQMVKETAERAGLQETISEYSDGRRIHKVTAHTLRHSFAMQAISSGIDIRSLQTLLGHDELDTTLIYLQQSKNDAKEKSRLFQPTG is encoded by the coding sequence ATGGATTTTGAGGAAGTACTTCCGCGGTTCAAACGTCGTCGAAGTCGTAACTCGGCAGACTCCACCGTCAAAAGGTACGTCGGTCACGTCCGTAATTGGCGAGAGTGGCTTATAGAGGCCCGTGGTAAGCAGATTTGGGATGCTGACTCTGTGGACTTACTCGTATTTATAGAGGAATTGACAGACGAGGGAATGGCTCCGACGACTATCAGCCAACGTGTCTCTGCTATCTCGAAGTTCTATCAGGACATGGACAAGCTCGCCGAACGGTACGAAATGCCGGACGTCCCGTCGAATCCGTACGACGGTCTTGACGACGAGGATAAGCGGCTACTCCGGGGAGACACCAAGAAGAAAGAAGGCCTACAGGGTACAACGCAAGACGAATACCCCTACCTCAAGCCTGACGAAGTGGCCCAACTCATTGAAGAGGTTCCCGCTCCCCGACTCCGGAACGAGCTAATCATCAAACTGCTGTTCAATTGCGGATTCCGACGTGGTGAGTTGGCGAACTGTAAGCTGGAAAACGTCGATAGAGAGGACAACTCGATCTTCATACCACCCCGGAAAACAGACAACAGTCGAATCGTTTCCTACAACGAGGAGTACATCGGATTCCAATTGTCGCAATGGCTGGACTATGGAGGACGAGAGAGCATGACTTACGCCGCAGAGTCGGACTATCTATTCCCAACGAATGACAGTATCCACATCTCAGGGGAGTACCTCAACCAGATGGTGAAAGAGACAGCAGAAAGAGCAGGCCTCCAAGAGACGATTAGCGAATACTCTGACGGACGTCGAATCCACAAGGTCACAGCTCACACCCTTCGTCACTCGTTTGCTATGCAGGCGATTAGCTCAGGTATCGACATTCGGTCGCTACAGACATTATTGGGGCACGACGAACTCGATACTACTCTCATCTACCTACAGCAGTCGAAAAACGATGCGAAAGAGAAGTCCCGGCTGTTCCAACCGACCGGTTGA
- a CDS encoding universal stress protein → MYDSILVPTDGSDASNAAVEHAVDIARVRDSTVHLLHVVDVGTEMSAAASGQVAQQLSDTLEQQADDALDEAVSRTADAGVDYERVLLEGNPDSAIVDYAEENAVDLVVMGATGRSGLAEKLLGSTTDRVMRSIEVPVMLVRSEN, encoded by the coding sequence ATGTACGACAGTATCCTCGTCCCTACCGACGGAAGCGACGCGAGCAACGCCGCCGTCGAACACGCGGTCGATATCGCCCGAGTTCGGGATTCGACGGTCCACCTCCTGCACGTCGTCGACGTCGGCACCGAGATGTCGGCGGCGGCCTCCGGTCAGGTCGCACAACAGCTCTCGGACACGCTCGAACAGCAGGCCGACGACGCGCTCGACGAGGCCGTGTCGCGCACGGCGGACGCCGGTGTCGACTACGAGCGGGTGCTTCTCGAAGGGAACCCCGACTCGGCCATCGTCGACTACGCCGAGGAGAACGCCGTCGACCTGGTCGTGATGGGCGCGACCGGTCGTTCCGGCCTCGCGGAGAAGCTCCTCGGGAGCACGACCGACCGCGTGATGCGGTCGATAGAGGTACCGGTCATGCTGGTCAGAAGCGAGAACTAG